Proteins encoded in a region of the Pseudomonas putida genome:
- a CDS encoding LysR family transcriptional regulator, which produces MPPDMTHSSFCNWIRYKHLVLIDTLARTRNMHATATRMNLSQPALSKMLRDLEEQFGFALFERLPRSMPPTELGEYVVRYAQGALAESQQFVDQVNRLRNGGHGFIRVGGIFAATALVLPQAIAAIKARSPLLSIEVVEHSSDHLLTMLEQNKLDIMIGRFTEERFSQLFDFQPLEPEPFSLVVNSEHPLNQLDSTPLEALGDWPWVLYPVGTPIRNRLEQAFRVAGIATPADSVETISMPMFLQLLQSAPMIAMLPRSMVAAQLASGQFKELHSPLHVPALEYGVVTRKDEPLSASARAFVEILLEGAQRRRAALA; this is translated from the coding sequence ATGCCGCCGGACATGACCCATTCCAGTTTTTGCAACTGGATCCGCTACAAGCACCTGGTGCTGATCGATACCCTGGCGCGCACGCGCAACATGCACGCTACTGCCACACGCATGAACCTCAGCCAACCAGCACTCAGCAAGATGCTGCGTGACCTTGAGGAGCAGTTCGGCTTTGCCCTGTTCGAGCGCCTGCCACGCAGCATGCCGCCCACCGAGCTGGGTGAATACGTGGTGCGTTACGCCCAGGGTGCGCTGGCCGAGTCGCAACAGTTTGTCGACCAGGTCAACCGCCTGCGTAACGGCGGGCATGGCTTTATCCGCGTTGGTGGGATCTTTGCCGCAACCGCCTTGGTGCTGCCGCAGGCCATCGCCGCCATCAAGGCACGCAGCCCATTGCTGTCGATTGAAGTGGTGGAGCATTCCAGTGATCACCTGCTGACCATGCTTGAGCAGAACAAGCTGGACATCATGATTGGCCGTTTCACCGAAGAGCGTTTCAGCCAACTGTTCGACTTCCAGCCGCTGGAGCCCGAGCCCTTCAGCCTGGTAGTGAACAGCGAGCACCCGCTCAACCAGCTCGACAGCACGCCACTGGAAGCACTCGGCGACTGGCCGTGGGTGCTGTACCCGGTGGGCACGCCGATCCGCAACCGCCTGGAGCAGGCGTTTCGGGTGGCCGGTATCGCAACGCCCGCCGACAGCGTGGAGACCATCTCCATGCCGATGTTCCTGCAACTGCTGCAATCAGCCCCGATGATCGCCATGTTACCGCGCTCGATGGTTGCTGCGCAGTTGGCCAGCGGGCAGTTCAAGGAGCTGCACAGCCCCTTGCATGTGCCGGCGCTGGAGTATGGTGTGGTCACCCGCAAGGATGAACCGCTGAGTGCTTCGGCCCGCGCGTTTGTCGAGATCTTGCTGGAGGGCGCACAACGTCGCAGGGCAGCGCTAGCATAG
- a CDS encoding LysR family transcriptional regulator, producing the protein MSRSSTDNTQVPASLGALKISSRQITLLNALGEFGNLRRAAAAMHTTQPAASLLLQQLEERLGVRLFERLPRGMQATLYGEVMIRYAQNALHEFEHAQAQIAELARGASGLVRVGSVMGPVPGVLTKAVLAYKRDHPNVRIALEVGTSDTLLPALLRGDFDMVVGRLPDQSDSQALNIELFEGGEQMRVIARAGHPLATVACLQLADLVHLTWILHPIGSPMRRRVESALQAGGMVQSLDIVETASILATTAMLEASEMIAVVPNDVAQHYARYGMVAILPVELPLAMANLGVLTLRSRPNSVALDTLLGYLRAQ; encoded by the coding sequence ATGTCTCGCTCGTCAACCGACAACACCCAGGTGCCTGCCAGCCTCGGCGCACTGAAGATCTCCAGCCGGCAGATCACGTTGCTCAATGCCTTGGGCGAATTCGGCAACCTGCGCCGTGCGGCGGCCGCGATGCACACCACGCAACCGGCTGCCAGCCTGTTGCTGCAGCAGCTCGAGGAGCGCCTGGGGGTGCGTTTGTTCGAACGCCTGCCACGGGGTATGCAAGCGACGCTGTATGGCGAGGTGATGATCCGCTATGCGCAGAACGCGTTGCATGAGTTCGAGCATGCCCAGGCGCAAATTGCCGAACTGGCGCGCGGGGCTTCCGGCCTGGTGCGGGTGGGCAGCGTCATGGGCCCGGTACCGGGTGTGCTGACCAAGGCGGTGCTGGCCTACAAACGCGACCACCCCAACGTGCGCATCGCCTTGGAAGTAGGCACCAGCGATACTTTGCTGCCCGCCTTGCTGCGTGGCGACTTCGACATGGTGGTGGGGCGCCTGCCGGACCAGAGCGACAGCCAGGCGTTGAACATCGAGCTGTTCGAAGGCGGTGAACAAATGCGCGTGATTGCCCGCGCAGGCCATCCCTTGGCTACAGTCGCCTGCCTGCAGCTAGCCGATCTGGTGCACTTGACCTGGATTCTGCACCCCATCGGCAGCCCGATGCGCCGCCGCGTCGAAAGCGCATTGCAGGCCGGGGGCATGGTGCAGTCGCTGGATATCGTCGAAACCGCCTCGATCCTGGCGACCACTGCCATGCTCGAAGCGTCTGAAATGATCGCGGTGGTGCCCAATGACGTGGCCCAGCACTATGCCCGCTATGGCATGGTCGCCATCCTGCCCGTGGAACTTCCTCTGGCCATGGCCAACCTTGGCGTGCTGACCCTGCGTTCGCGGCCCAACTCGGTTGCCCTCGATACCTTGCTGGGCTATTTGCGCGCTCAATAA
- a CDS encoding L-fuconate dehydratase: MSIRITHLSVRDIRFPTSLSLDGSDAMNSAPDYSAAYVVLHTDAAALEGHGLTFTIGRGNEICAAAVQSLAPLIVGLTLEEITADMGAFWHRFTVSDSQLRWLGPEKGVIHLATAAIINAVWDLWAKHEGKPVWKLLADMTPEQLVHCLDFSYVTDVLTPEEAIALLRRQAPGKAQREAQMLREGYPGYTTAPGWLGYSEEKMRTLAREAVADGWTHIKQKIGADLEEDIRRASILREEIGWDRTLMMDANQVWSVEQSIANMRRLAAFEPLWIEEPTSPDDILGHATIRQRIAPIGVATGEHCHNRVMFKQMFQAGALDFCQLDAARLGGLNEVLIVLLMAAKYDVPVCPHGGGVGLCEYVQNIALFDYIAVSASLHNRVLEYVDHLHEHFIDPVVIRRGRYMPPQRPGYSIEMHAETLERYQYPNGAVWLDINRS; the protein is encoded by the coding sequence ATGAGCATACGTATTACCCACCTGAGCGTTCGTGACATCCGTTTCCCCACTTCGCTGTCGCTGGATGGCTCCGACGCCATGAACAGCGCCCCCGACTATTCGGCGGCCTACGTGGTGCTGCACACTGACGCAGCAGCCCTTGAAGGCCACGGCCTGACCTTCACCATCGGCCGTGGCAACGAGATTTGCGCGGCAGCGGTGCAGTCGCTGGCCCCCCTTATCGTCGGCCTTACCCTTGAAGAAATCACCGCCGACATGGGCGCTTTCTGGCATCGCTTTACCGTCAGCGACAGCCAGCTGCGCTGGCTGGGCCCGGAAAAGGGCGTGATCCACCTGGCCACTGCCGCCATCATCAATGCCGTATGGGACCTGTGGGCCAAGCACGAGGGCAAGCCCGTCTGGAAGCTGCTGGCCGACATGACACCCGAACAGCTGGTGCACTGCCTGGACTTCAGCTACGTCACCGATGTGCTCACACCCGAAGAAGCCATCGCCCTGCTGCGCCGTCAGGCACCGGGCAAAGCCCAGCGCGAGGCGCAGATGCTGCGTGAAGGCTACCCAGGCTACACCACTGCACCGGGCTGGCTGGGCTACAGCGAAGAGAAAATGCGCACGCTGGCCCGCGAGGCCGTGGCAGACGGTTGGACCCATATCAAGCAGAAGATCGGTGCCGACCTGGAAGAGGACATCCGCCGCGCCAGCATCCTGCGCGAAGAAATTGGCTGGGACCGCACCTTGATGATGGACGCCAACCAGGTGTGGAGCGTGGAGCAGTCTATTGCCAACATGCGCCGCCTGGCTGCCTTCGAACCACTGTGGATCGAAGAGCCGACCAGCCCCGACGACATCCTCGGCCACGCCACCATACGCCAGCGCATCGCGCCGATTGGCGTGGCCACCGGTGAGCATTGCCATAACCGGGTGATGTTCAAGCAGATGTTCCAGGCCGGTGCGCTGGACTTCTGCCAGCTGGACGCAGCCCGCCTGGGTGGCCTGAACGAAGTGCTGATCGTACTGCTGATGGCGGCCAAGTACGACGTGCCGGTGTGCCCGCACGGCGGTGGCGTCGGGCTGTGCGAATATGTGCAGAACATTGCCTTGTTCGACTACATCGCGGTGTCGGCCTCGTTGCACAACCGGGTGCTGGAGTATGTCGACCACCTGCACGAGCACTTCATCGACCCGGTGGTGATCCGACGCGGGCGCTACATGCCGCCACAACGCCCCGGTTACAGCATTGAAATGCACGCCGAGACCCTGGAGCGCTACCAGTACCCCAATGGCGCAGTGTGGCTCGACATCAACCGCTCCTGA
- a CDS encoding Ldh family oxidoreductase: MTQNTQYDAQALTTFVERLFTKAGADADVAQAVTRVLLEGELLGHRTHGLNLVSRYIDGMLSGHVKARAQALEQVADSGISSLFDGHYVLGPYCVSRALDCAAKGATAQGIGIAVVRRAAHIGCLAAYLKPYTDQGLVAMVYSSDPSLGLVCAHGGIDPVYTPNPIAAGIPTQGEPILLDVSMSTVTLGLVGQCRDAGSRLPHPVVVSNEGQLSDDPGDFFTRPQGSILPLGGQAFGHKGFALALLVEALTSGLGGHGRKDAPEQWGASATAVVIDPRFFGGLEAFTDETSFLGRLVLASRPLDPERPVRLPGQAGLALRRQALEQGVNLSPQVVADLDRLAGQLQLPALSH; encoded by the coding sequence ATGACTCAAAACACGCAGTACGACGCGCAAGCACTGACCACGTTTGTCGAGCGACTGTTCACCAAAGCCGGTGCCGATGCCGATGTCGCCCAGGCGGTGACCCGGGTGCTGCTCGAAGGCGAATTGCTCGGCCATCGTACCCATGGCCTGAACCTGGTCAGCCGCTACATCGACGGTATGCTCAGCGGGCACGTCAAGGCCCGCGCGCAGGCGCTGGAACAGGTCGCGGACAGTGGCATTTCCAGCTTGTTCGACGGCCATTATGTGTTGGGGCCGTATTGCGTCAGCCGGGCCCTGGACTGTGCGGCCAAGGGCGCGACCGCACAGGGCATCGGTATTGCAGTGGTGCGCCGTGCGGCGCATATCGGCTGCCTGGCTGCCTACCTCAAGCCCTACACCGACCAGGGCTTGGTGGCCATGGTTTACTCTTCGGACCCTTCGTTGGGGCTGGTTTGCGCCCATGGCGGCATTGACCCGGTGTACACCCCCAACCCGATTGCTGCCGGTATCCCGACCCAGGGCGAGCCGATTCTGCTCGATGTCAGCATGTCCACCGTCACCCTCGGCCTGGTCGGCCAATGCCGCGATGCCGGCAGCCGCCTGCCGCACCCGGTAGTGGTGAGCAATGAGGGGCAACTGAGCGACGACCCAGGTGATTTCTTCACTCGCCCGCAAGGCAGCATCCTGCCCTTGGGTGGCCAGGCCTTTGGCCACAAAGGCTTCGCCCTGGCGCTGCTGGTTGAAGCCCTGACGTCGGGCTTGGGCGGCCACGGGCGCAAGGATGCACCAGAGCAGTGGGGTGCCTCGGCTACTGCCGTGGTCATCGACCCGCGCTTCTTTGGCGGCCTGGAAGCGTTCACCGATGAAACCAGCTTCCTGGGCCGACTGGTACTTGCCAGCCGCCCGCTCGACCCCGAGCGCCCAGTGCGTTTGCCTGGGCAAGCTGGCCTTGCCCTGCGTCGCCAGGCCCTGGAGCAGGGCGTGAATCTTTCGCCTCAGGTGGTGGCCGACCTTGACCGCCTGGCCGGGCAGTTGCAACTGCCGGCACTTTCCCATTGA
- a CDS encoding MFS transporter, translating to MTTLTRAAASAPAATNEQRLNSLLLRRLMPLLIVVYVMSFLDRTNIALAKASMGIDLGLSAAAYGLGAGLFFLTYALAEVPSNLIMHRVGARFWITRIMITWGLLSAGMAFVQGETSFYIMRLLLGVAEAGLFPGVMLYLTYWFDREQRARATGYFLLGVCLANILSGPLGGALLEMDGVLGWHGWQWLFVLEGLPAVALAFVVWKKLPDGPASAPWLSAADAQDIERRLAAERAAAPQQSKLGQMFRDRQIWLAIGVYFVHQITIYTVIFFLPGIISTYAALSPFQVGLLTAVPWIAAAIGAATFPRLATSPRRCRTLLFFGLLTMATGLLLASLSSSFIGLIGFSLTALMLFVVQSIIFVFPSSRLSGNALAAGLAFVTTCGLLGGFVGPSVMGLIEQTTGSTRHGLWIIAALLVLAALVSTRLRQGQEQH from the coding sequence ATGACAACCCTCACCCGCGCAGCGGCTTCGGCCCCTGCCGCCACGAACGAACAGCGCCTGAACAGCTTGCTGCTACGCAGATTGATGCCACTGCTCATCGTCGTCTACGTGATGAGCTTTCTTGACCGCACCAACATCGCCCTGGCGAAAGCGAGCATGGGCATCGACCTGGGCCTTTCGGCAGCAGCCTATGGCCTGGGCGCTGGCTTGTTCTTTCTCACCTATGCCCTGGCCGAAGTGCCCAGCAACCTGATCATGCACCGGGTGGGCGCGCGCTTCTGGATCACCCGCATCATGATTACCTGGGGCCTGCTCTCGGCGGGCATGGCCTTCGTCCAGGGTGAAACGTCGTTCTACATCATGCGCCTGTTGCTGGGGGTGGCCGAAGCGGGCCTGTTCCCCGGTGTAATGTTGTACCTGACCTACTGGTTCGACCGCGAACAGCGCGCCCGCGCCACCGGTTACTTCCTGCTGGGCGTGTGCCTGGCCAACATCCTCAGTGGCCCGCTGGGCGGTGCCCTGCTGGAAATGGATGGTGTGCTGGGCTGGCACGGCTGGCAGTGGCTGTTCGTGCTCGAGGGCCTGCCTGCCGTGGCCTTGGCCTTCGTGGTGTGGAAAAAGCTGCCGGACGGCCCGGCCTCGGCGCCCTGGCTGTCGGCCGCCGACGCCCAGGACATCGAACGCCGCCTGGCCGCCGAACGGGCTGCCGCACCGCAGCAGAGCAAGCTGGGGCAGATGTTCCGCGACCGGCAGATCTGGCTGGCGATCGGGGTGTACTTCGTGCACCAGATCACCATCTACACGGTGATTTTCTTCCTGCCCGGCATCATCAGCACCTACGCTGCCCTATCACCCTTCCAGGTCGGCCTGCTGACAGCAGTGCCCTGGATTGCCGCTGCCATAGGCGCCGCCACCTTCCCACGCCTGGCCACCTCACCGCGCCGCTGCCGCACGCTGCTGTTCTTCGGCCTGTTGACCATGGCCACCGGGTTGCTGCTGGCATCGCTGAGCAGCTCCTTCATTGGCCTGATCGGTTTTTCCCTTACCGCACTGATGTTGTTCGTGGTGCAGTCGATCATCTTTGTCTTCCCCTCCAGCCGTCTGAGCGGTAACGCACTGGCGGCGGGCCTGGCCTTCGTCACCACCTGTGGCCTGTTGGGTGGCTTCGTCGGGCCGTCGGTGATGGGGTTGATCGAGCAGACCACCGGTAGCACCCGCCATGGTCTATGGATCATTGCAGCATTGCTCGTATTGGCGGCACTGGTCAGTACCCGTTTGCGCCAAGGGCAGGAACAACACTAA